In a genomic window of Moraxella osloensis:
- the tnpB gene encoding IS66 family insertion sequence element accessory protein TnpB (TnpB, as the term is used for proteins encoded by IS66 family insertion elements, is considered an accessory protein, since TnpC, encoded by a neighboring gene, is a DDE family transposase.) → MNPLINPQQIWLSVTPMDMRSGSNKLLAFILQHHPGIRPHCAYLFYNKTGTRLKVLIHDGLGIWLCTRTLDDSKFHGLGERLMRHHSPTNPTTGLTISHEQFNALVSGLPWHNLGKDILTPLT, encoded by the coding sequence ATGAACCCCCTTATCAACCCCCAACAAATTTGGCTATCGGTCACCCCCATGGACATGCGAAGTGGCAGTAACAAGTTACTCGCCTTCATCCTACAGCACCACCCAGGCATCCGCCCACACTGTGCCTACCTATTTTACAACAAAACAGGCACACGGCTAAAAGTACTCATCCATGACGGACTGGGCATTTGGCTATGCACCCGAACACTGGATGATAGCAAATTTCACGGACTTGGCGAACGCCTCATGCGACATCACAGCCCAACCAACCCAACCACAGGACTCACCATCAGCCATGAACAATTTAACGCTTTAGTTAGTGGGCTACCTTGGCACAACCTAGGCAAAGACATACTCACCCCGCTTACCTAA
- the tnpB gene encoding IS66 family insertion sequence element accessory protein TnpB (TnpB, as the term is used for proteins encoded by IS66 family insertion elements, is considered an accessory protein, since TnpC, encoded by a neighboring gene, is a DDE family transposase.) yields the protein MKPLIHPQQIWLSTTPMDMRSGSNKLLAFILQHHSGIRPHCAYLFYNKTGTRLKVLIHDGLGIWLCTRSLDDSKFHGLTKQLTGVSNTGITLSHEQFHALINGLPWHNLGKEIITLCL from the coding sequence ATGAAACCACTCATCCACCCACAGCAAATCTGGCTATCCACCACACCCATGGACATGCGAAGTGGCAGTAACAAACTACTCGCCTTTATCCTACAGCATCACTCAGGCATCCGCCCACATTGTGCCTACCTATTCTACAACAAAACAGGCACACGGCTAAAAGTGCTCATTCATGATGGACTTGGTATCTGGCTATGCACCCGAAGCCTTGACGACAGCAAATTTCATGGCTTAACCAAACAACTCACCGGTGTTTCTAACACAGGCATCACCCTAAGCCATGAGCAATTTCATGCCCTCATTAACGGACTGCCTTGGCACAATCTGGGCAAAGAAATCATCACCCTCTGCCTTTAA
- a CDS encoding IS630 family transposase, translating to MAFWFGLTNILFMDETGFYQRQSYHRSWSPVGTPCYAKMDANKGKRLNLIGAMSMAEFKLIAPVTFEGGCKRDTVENWLHTLGQSLPKDELDSYPQRFLIMDNARFHRGGDLKQIAEKYNLTLLYLPPYSPELNPVENKWAVVKQKVKLSINDFDSLHDCVKYCSV from the coding sequence ATGGCTTTTTGGTTTGGTCTGACCAACATCCTATTTATGGATGAAACAGGCTTTTACCAAAGACAAAGCTATCATCGTAGCTGGTCACCGGTTGGCACACCTTGCTATGCTAAAATGGATGCCAATAAAGGCAAACGCTTAAATCTTATTGGTGCAATGAGTATGGCTGAATTTAAACTGATTGCACCTGTGACCTTTGAAGGTGGGTGTAAGCGTGATACGGTAGAAAATTGGCTTCACACGCTTGGTCAATCTTTGCCTAAAGATGAACTCGACAGCTACCCACAGCGTTTTTTAATCATGGATAATGCGCGCTTTCATCGGGGTGGTGATTTAAAACAGATTGCCGAAAAATACAACTTAACGTTACTGTACTTACCACCTTATTCTCCTGAGTTAAATCCTGTGGAGAATAAGTGGGCAGTGGTTAAGCAAAAGGTAAAACTCTCGATTAATGACTTCGATTCGCTTCATGATTGTGTTAAATACTGTTCAGTTTAA
- the tnpC gene encoding IS66 family transposase, which translates to MTTAHPSDPIAPSYADLLAQNAQLQQEKQQLQQQIDEQRQQYEAELARINQALVEEIAKQQRLIHRLFGQKSEGLTPKQDHLNKETALEDLALLEQAHDNFLANLSDDERAKLPASKPINTQNDSTDIQSKKPTQPRRQKRLVIPDNLDITTIIHEPPSTTCECGCQMTQMGQDVQDKLGFKPKQFYRERHIYPKYTCRNAACNRERLVQAKTESQIIDKSVATPELLAHILISKYADHLPLYRQSLIYQRSGVYLSDSTLADWVGRCGVQLGFLVNRLRQMILTQPILHADETPVKVLNGYGMKDAKGKLKQGYVWAYVTPQHSEGFGGFNAVVYDFAQGRGSEYPNTFLQGFKGKLVCDGYNGYKPLFGRGVIEVGCMAHARRKFHELHVTGQSLISIEALELFQSLYAVEREIDERFEKNQTPLPRDAQIVRQIRQNKAKPVADRLLAWLQQKRLGTTKNADITKAIEYCLKRWTALTRYLDDGSLPIDNNWAENQMRPWALGRKNWLFAGSLESGKRAANVMSLIQSARLNGLDPYAYLADVLRRLPTHPDSQIDELLPHVWKPSQ; encoded by the coding sequence ATGACCACCGCCCACCCATCCGACCCAATTGCGCCAAGCTATGCTGATTTATTAGCCCAAAACGCTCAGCTTCAACAAGAAAAACAGCAACTGCAACAACAAATCGATGAGCAAAGGCAGCAATACGAAGCCGAACTTGCTCGCATCAACCAAGCACTCGTTGAAGAAATCGCTAAACAGCAACGTCTCATCCATCGGCTGTTTGGGCAAAAAAGCGAAGGCTTAACGCCCAAACAAGACCACCTAAACAAAGAAACCGCCCTAGAAGACCTAGCCTTACTTGAACAAGCCCATGACAACTTCTTAGCCAATCTTAGCGATGACGAGCGAGCCAAACTGCCTGCTAGCAAACCGATTAACACACAGAACGATAGCACAGACATTCAATCCAAAAAGCCGACTCAGCCTAGACGACAAAAACGCCTTGTTATCCCTGACAATCTTGACATAACAACCATCATCCATGAGCCACCGTCAACCACCTGTGAGTGTGGCTGTCAAATGACGCAAATGGGTCAAGATGTTCAAGACAAACTTGGCTTTAAGCCAAAGCAGTTTTACCGTGAGCGGCATATCTATCCTAAATACACCTGCCGTAATGCTGCGTGTAACCGTGAGCGGTTGGTTCAAGCCAAAACCGAGTCCCAAATCATCGATAAAAGCGTTGCGACCCCTGAGCTACTCGCTCACATTCTAATCAGTAAATACGCTGACCATCTGCCTTTATACCGCCAAAGCCTGATTTATCAGCGTAGTGGGGTATATTTATCCGATTCAACCTTAGCAGATTGGGTGGGACGCTGCGGGGTACAGTTGGGTTTTTTAGTTAATCGGTTACGCCAGATGATACTTACCCAACCGATTCTACATGCCGATGAAACCCCAGTAAAGGTGTTAAATGGCTATGGGATGAAAGATGCTAAAGGCAAGTTAAAGCAAGGCTATGTTTGGGCGTATGTGACACCGCAACACAGTGAAGGCTTCGGTGGGTTTAACGCCGTGGTGTATGATTTTGCCCAAGGTCGGGGTAGTGAGTATCCTAATACTTTTCTACAAGGCTTTAAGGGAAAACTGGTCTGTGATGGCTATAACGGCTACAAGCCATTATTTGGGCGAGGGGTGATTGAAGTGGGTTGTATGGCGCATGCGAGACGTAAGTTTCATGAGCTTCATGTGACAGGGCAGAGTCTTATTAGTATTGAGGCATTAGAACTGTTTCAATCGCTGTATGCCGTTGAACGTGAGATTGACGAGCGGTTTGAGAAAAACCAAACGCCACTGCCCAGAGATGCCCAAATAGTTAGGCAAATCAGGCAGAATAAGGCAAAACCAGTTGCGGATAGGCTTCTTGCGTGGTTACAACAGAAACGCTTAGGTACGACTAAGAATGCTGATATTACCAAGGCGATTGAGTATTGCCTTAAACGTTGGACGGCATTAACTCGCTATTTGGATGATGGAAGTCTGCCCATTGATAATAATTGGGCAGAAAATCAGATGCGTCCATGGGCTCTCGGGCGTAAAAATTGGTTGTTCGCAGGGTCGCTTGAGAGTGGTAAGCGGGCAGCAAATGTTATGTCGCTTATCCAGTCGGCTAGATTGAATGGGCTTGACCCGTATGCCTATTTGGCAGATGTGCTGAGACGTCTGCCAACGCATCCTGATAGCCAGATTGATGAGCTGCTACCACATGTCTGGAAACCATCTCAATAG
- a CDS encoding helix-turn-helix domain-containing protein → MPNLYDQDLRKRTIAYWQETNNKSKTARIFGICRNTLNSWIALYQDQGNTEPKKAQPTGVKHIITDLDSFERYVKAKQFDTAKQLREQYLKDHPDVSISYNAFVDTLHRINWTFKKRPSPTKNQTP, encoded by the coding sequence ATGCCAAACCTATACGACCAAGACTTACGCAAACGCACCATAGCCTACTGGCAAGAAACAAATAACAAAAGCAAAACAGCTAGAATATTCGGCATCTGTCGCAACACGCTTAACAGTTGGATAGCCTTGTACCAGGACCAAGGCAATACCGAACCTAAGAAAGCACAACCAACGGGTGTAAAACACATCATAACTGACCTTGATAGTTTTGAACGATATGTCAAAGCTAAACAATTTGACACCGCTAAACAGCTACGGGAACAATATTTAAAAGACCATCCCGATGTCAGTATATCCTACAATGCGTTTGTCGATACCCTACATCGTATCAACTGGACATTTAAAAAAAGACCTTCACCTACAAAGAATCAGACCCCGTAA
- a CDS encoding transposase, translating to MATNKPKRKTYSDEFKEFLVQEAISSGRSIASIARDNGINQNLLHNWKREHKGKQSQTDRLPARIDNNASSNNSTFIPVSVQPKPNREQITDFITSRSSVLTGIELQIPSHNAMPIKLTIDQIDTHSLLELLRGLQ from the coding sequence ATGGCAACCAACAAACCCAAGCGCAAGACCTACAGTGACGAATTCAAAGAATTTCTAGTCCAAGAAGCGATAAGCTCAGGACGGTCTATTGCTAGCATTGCTAGAGACAACGGCATCAACCAGAATCTCTTACACAACTGGAAACGTGAACACAAAGGAAAACAATCCCAAACTGACCGACTACCCGCACGCATCGACAACAACGCCTCCAGCAACAACTCAACATTCATCCCTGTCAGTGTACAGCCAAAACCAAACCGTGAGCAAATCACCGATTTCATCACATCTAGGTCATCAGTCCTGACAGGTATAGAACTACAAATTCCCAGCCACAATGCAATGCCCATAAAACTCACTATCGACCAAATCGACACACACAGCCTACTCGAACTACTGCGGGGGCTACAATGA
- a CDS encoding recombinase family protein — protein sequence MKIGYARTSTLDQNLDLQLDALQNCGCEKIYQEQVSSIKDKRPQLENCLQSLRAGDVLYIWRLDRLGRSLKDLINIVNQLQDIGCELVSVKESIDTSTTAGKLTFHLFASLAEFERELIRERTQAGLASARARGRMGGRPEKLKDSEKQMIRQLMTDRHNSANDIAKQFGVSRATVYNVAKGVTLAR from the coding sequence ATGAAAATCGGCTATGCACGCACATCGACCCTCGACCAAAATTTAGATTTGCAACTTGATGCCTTACAAAACTGTGGTTGCGAAAAAATCTACCAAGAACAAGTTTCCTCAATTAAAGACAAACGCCCTCAACTGGAAAACTGCTTACAATCCCTTCGAGCTGGAGATGTGTTATATATTTGGCGGCTTGACCGACTGGGGCGAAGTTTAAAAGACCTGATTAACATCGTCAATCAGTTGCAAGATATCGGCTGTGAGCTGGTGTCAGTTAAAGAAAGCATTGATACCAGCACCACCGCAGGCAAACTCACCTTTCATTTATTTGCCTCACTCGCAGAATTTGAACGTGAATTGATTCGGGAACGCACCCAAGCAGGATTAGCCTCGGCTCGAGCAAGAGGACGAATGGGGGGACGACCCGAAAAACTCAAAGATTCAGAAAAACAAATGATTCGTCAGTTAATGACAGACCGTCATAACTCAGCCAATGATATCGCCAAACAATTTGGGGTCAGTCGGGCAACCGTTTACAATGTGGCAAAGGGTGTAACATTAGCCCGTTAG
- the tnpC gene encoding IS66 family transposase, protein MTDAQTLLQRIAELEAQNALLEQQAKQQAAINLLLEQQSKQQQQQLIHAQKIETKLQTALKKVQQENEQLYCTVLDLIEKQKKLIHQLYGQKSEGLTAKQDHLNQESALEDLSALEQIRDDYRKDISQEELAGLPTVEPIEAESLISQDQVDQSCIEKQTNPKIKRPRHAVIPDNLDVKTIVHQPATTICACGCQMKQIGQDKQDKLGMIPKRFYIERHVYPKYTCNQCDRQRLIQTKTPPQIIDKSISTPELLAHILISKYADHQPLYRQNLIYLRSGVNIPDATMADWVGRCGVELEPLVQRLRELLLGQPILHADETPVTIMKVGGTSPKKGYVWAYLTPQHSPFKAVLYDFAISRRNEHPKDFLQKWQGKLVCDDYNGYKFLFHQGVTEIGCMAHARRKFYELQVTGQSLISIEVLDLFGQLYAVEREIDERFEKNQPPTPRDVNVVRQIRQDKAKPIADSLYRWLQEKRQLTSKNASITKAIDYCLKRWMALTQYLDDGSLPIDNNWAENQMRPWALGRKNWLFAGSLRSGQRAAVIMSLVQSARLNGIDPYAYLADVLRRLPTHKDKFIDDLLPHVWKPVQ, encoded by the coding sequence ATGACCGACGCTCAAACACTCCTACAACGTATTGCCGAACTTGAAGCCCAAAACGCCCTGCTTGAACAACAAGCAAAACAGCAGGCTGCCATCAATCTATTACTTGAACAACAAAGCAAACAACAACAGCAACAACTCATCCATGCTCAAAAGATAGAAACCAAGCTACAAACCGCCCTTAAAAAAGTTCAACAAGAAAATGAACAACTATACTGCACTGTGCTTGATCTTATTGAAAAGCAGAAAAAACTCATTCATCAACTGTATGGACAAAAAAGCGAAGGATTAACTGCTAAGCAAGACCACTTAAACCAAGAATCTGCGCTTGAAGACTTATCTGCGCTTGAACAAATACGAGATGACTACCGCAAAGACATAAGCCAAGAGGAACTTGCTGGCTTACCCACCGTTGAACCTATCGAAGCGGAAAGCCTTATTAGCCAGGACCAAGTAGACCAGTCTTGCATCGAAAAACAAACTAATCCCAAGATCAAACGTCCAAGACATGCTGTTATCCCTGACAACCTGGATGTGAAAACCATCGTTCATCAGCCAGCAACGACGATCTGTGCCTGTGGTTGTCAAATGAAGCAAATCGGCCAAGACAAGCAAGATAAACTCGGCATGATCCCTAAGCGATTTTATATCGAACGTCACGTTTATCCCAAATACACCTGCAACCAATGCGACCGCCAACGACTCATTCAAACCAAAACACCGCCCCAAATCATTGATAAAAGTATTTCGACCCCTGAGCTATTGGCACATATCCTAATTAGTAAGTACGCCGACCATCAGCCGCTATATCGGCAAAATCTGATTTATTTACGAAGTGGGGTGAATATCCCTGATGCGACCATGGCAGATTGGGTCGGACGCTGTGGCGTAGAGCTTGAACCATTGGTGCAACGCCTACGTGAGTTATTACTGGGTCAGCCGATTCTGCATGCCGATGAAACACCTGTTACCATTATGAAGGTGGGTGGCACATCACCGAAAAAAGGCTATGTGTGGGCATACCTGACCCCTCAGCATAGCCCTTTTAAAGCGGTGCTATATGACTTTGCGATAAGTCGTCGCAATGAGCATCCCAAAGATTTTCTGCAAAAGTGGCAAGGCAAGCTGGTTTGCGATGATTATAATGGTTATAAGTTCTTGTTTCATCAGGGCGTTACTGAAATCGGTTGTATGGCACATGCCAGACGTAAGTTTTATGAGCTACAGGTAACCGGGCAAAGCCTTATCAGCATTGAAGTGTTGGATTTGTTTGGGCAGCTGTATGCCGTTGAGCGTGAGATTGATGAGCGGTTTGAGAAGAATCAGCCGCCAACACCTAGAGATGTCAACGTAGTCAGGCAAATTAGGCAGGATAAAGCAAAACCAATTGCTGATAGCCTATATCGATGGCTACAAGAGAAAAGACAGTTAACCAGTAAGAATGCCAGTATTACGAAGGCGATTGATTATTGCTTAAAACGTTGGATGGCACTCACCCAGTATCTGGATGATGGCAGTTTGCCAATTGATAATAATTGGGCAGAAAATCAGATGCGTCCTTGGGCACTCGGGCGTAAGAATTGGTTGTTCGCAGGTTCGCTCAGAAGTGGCCAGCGGGCGGCAGTGATTATGTCGCTTGTCCAGTCTGCAAGGTTAAATGGTATTGACCCTTATGCCTATTTGGCTGATGTGCTTAGACGGCTGCCGACGCATAAAGATAAGTTCATTGATGATTTGCTACCTCATGTTTGGAAGCCTGTTCAATAG